CAATGACTACTTGACCAGGTGAATTATAGTTTACCGGGGAAACAACGTCACCCTGTGCAGATTCGGCACAAACTTTAGCAATTACCTCATCATCTAAACCTATAATTGCTGCCATAGAACCCGTACCAGCGGGAACGGCTTCTTGCATGTATAAACCACGTTTTTCAACTAACTTAACCGCATCTGCAAGTGTTAATACTTCTGCACATACTAATGCAGAGTATTCACCTAAACTATGGCCTGCTAGTGTCAATTCAGCTTCAACACCTTTCTCTTGCCATGCTCTAAAGATAGCAACACTTGCGGTTAATAATGCCGGCTGAGTACGGTGCGTTTGGTTTAATTCTTCTTCAGGACCGTTTAGCACAAGTTCGGCTAGATCGTAGCCTAATGCTTCTGACGCTTCAGCGAAAGTCGCTTTAACGATATCAGAAGATGCTAATAATTCAGATAACATGCCCACGCTTTGTGAGCCCTGTCCTGGGAAAAATAATGCGATTTTTTGTGACATATTGTGCTCTTATTTTCTCTGTTGTCGCCACGTCCTCATGTCACTTAGCAGTGTTAGGGATGCGGACCTGACGGTTGTTTTTCTGTGTCGACCTGAGCAAACACCGCTTGGATCTTTTCAGGGATCTTACGTTGTACTTCTTGCGCAGCTTCTTCAATCGCGGCTAAAAATGCCTTCGTTGTGGCATTTCCGTGACTTTTCACAACAATACCGCGCAATCCTACCAGACTTGCGCCGTTATACTGGTCGGGGTTCACCCTTCTATACAATTTTTTTATAACGGGTCGAAGTAAAAAGGCCAACGCTTTATAAAAAAAGTGCTTTTTTAACGCTTTGCTAAACTTATGCATGATGAGTTTGGCAATCCCTTCACAGGTTTTCAAGGCGACGTTGCCGACAAACCCCTCACACACTATCACATCGGCTTTGCCAGAGAACATATCGCTCCCCTCACAATAGCCTTGATAATTAATAACAGATGAGGATTTCATTAATTTTGCAGCTTGCTTGATACCATCATGGCCTTTGATTTCTTCAGAGCCAATATTTAGCAAACACACTTTAGGTGAAGGAATATTTAATGCTTCTC
This genomic interval from Pseudoalteromonas galatheae contains the following:
- the fabD gene encoding ACP S-malonyltransferase is translated as MSQKIALFFPGQGSQSVGMLSELLASSDIVKATFAEASEALGYDLAELVLNGPEEELNQTHRTQPALLTASVAIFRAWQEKGVEAELTLAGHSLGEYSALVCAEVLTLADAVKLVEKRGLYMQEAVPAGTGSMAAIIGLDDEVIAKVCAESAQGDVVSPVNYNSPGQVVIAGHVEAVNRASQACKEAGAKRALPLAVSVPSHCALMKPAADKLAKDLEALVFSEPKFDVINNVDVTVAKDAAAIKDALIRQLYSPVRWTETVQAVAKEGVTTTFEFGPGKVISGLVKRIDRSVSCVSVNDLAAIAAAE
- the plsX gene encoding phosphate acyltransferase PlsX, with the protein product MLTDLTIALDMMGGDYGPRSSIPAAIAAVLKHPNLNLILCGNQQVIESALTKASMLDHPRLKIKHCKEVVTNSCEPASALRNKKQSSMRVALDLVKSGEAQACVSSGNTGALFFMAHYVLKMLPGIKRPALISAVPTEKKQPVYLLDLGANVHCDPETLYQFGIMGSIVAGEALNIPSPKVCLLNIGSEEIKGHDGIKQAAKLMKSSSVINYQGYCEGSDMFSGKADVIVCEGFVGNVALKTCEGIAKLIMHKFSKALKKHFFYKALAFLLRPVIKKLYRRVNPDQYNGASLVGLRGIVVKSHGNATTKAFLAAIEEAAQEVQRKIPEKIQAVFAQVDTEKQPSGPHP